The proteins below are encoded in one region of Hordeum vulgare subsp. vulgare chromosome 3H, MorexV3_pseudomolecules_assembly, whole genome shotgun sequence:
- the LOC123441497 gene encoding uncharacterized protein LOC123441497: MVKERTGQRVRPYVRGTILAFPMLDSLAAYLRQRFPGPTLDSWGSALGTKNLLNLFLELSCDDCTLLPAASSPLALVMRAVHVATVRIRNRRGALVVETRQLLSDGTLRQRAARPLSEKLRPGVMRRATVAAGAAVTSDFSKIQGDNVDSIDHGGVEGLQVGDWGVAIEDPTESGNAALA; encoded by the coding sequence ATGGTGAAGGAACGCACGGGGCAGCGCGTCAGGCCCTATGTCCGGGGCACCATCCTCGCCTTCCCGATGCTGGACTCGCTCGCGGCGTACCTCCGGCAGCGCTTCCCTGGCCCGACGCTCGACTCCTGGGGATCCGCGCTGGGGACCAAGAACCTGCTCAACCTCTTCCTGGAGCTCTCCTGCGATGACTGCACGCTGTTGcccgcggcctcctccccgcTGGCCCTCGTCATGCGCGCCGTCCACGTCGCCACCGTGCGCATCCGCAACCGCCGAGGCGCGCTCGTCGTGGAGACCCGGCAGCTGCTCTCCGATGGCACGCTGCGCCAACGGGCCGCGCGGCCGCTCTCCGAGAAGCTGCGCCCCGGGGTGATGCGTCGTGCCACTGTGGCTGCTGGTGCCGCTGTTACATCCGATTTCAGCAAGATCCAAGGGGACAACGTAGATTCCATTGACCATGGAGGTGTTGAAGGACTGCAGGTTGGAGACTGGGGTGTTGCAATTGAAGATCCTACTGAAAGTGGCAACGCTGCCTTGGCATAG